A region of uncultured Desulfobacter sp. DNA encodes the following proteins:
- a CDS encoding class I SAM-dependent methyltransferase, with the protein MNDENKSIHEFDLELIGQYFASLKRQGPGSPEVTIKALSFIDNLNDRSLVADIGCGSGGQTMILAQHTPGNITGIDIFPAFIDLFNQNAEKLNFQNRVKGIVKSMDDLPFKDAQLDLIWSEGAIYNVGFERGLNEWRKFLKTGGYIAVSEGTWFTEERPAEIEAFWMDAYPEIDTVSNKVAQLQKAGYIPVAAFILPENCWMENYFVPKVKADELFLKKNVGNKIAAEFIANQRHEAQLYKKYKKYYGYAFYIGKKI; encoded by the coding sequence ATGAATGATGAAAATAAATCAATTCATGAATTTGATTTGGAATTGATCGGCCAATATTTTGCGAGCCTGAAACGACAGGGTCCGGGTAGCCCAGAAGTAACTATCAAAGCGTTGAGTTTTATCGACAATCTTAACGACAGATCTCTTGTAGCCGACATTGGCTGCGGGTCCGGTGGACAGACAATGATATTAGCGCAGCATACACCGGGCAATATTACAGGGATCGATATATTTCCTGCTTTTATTGACCTGTTCAACCAGAATGCCGAAAAACTTAATTTTCAGAATAGAGTAAAAGGTATCGTTAAATCAATGGATGATCTTCCTTTTAAGGATGCACAGTTGGATCTTATATGGTCGGAAGGAGCGATCTACAATGTTGGTTTTGAACGCGGACTTAATGAATGGCGCAAATTTTTGAAAACAGGAGGATATATTGCTGTTTCGGAAGGAACATGGTTTACAGAGGAACGCCCCGCAGAGATAGAAGCGTTCTGGATGGATGCCTATCCGGAAATAGACACGGTCTCCAATAAGGTAGCGCAGCTGCAAAAAGCCGGATATATACCAGTAGCCGCTTTTATTTTGCCTGAAAATTGCTGGATGGAAAATTACTTTGTTCCTAAAGTAAAGGCAGATGAACTTTTTTTGAAAAAAAATGTCGGCAACAAAATTGCCGCAGAATTCATCGCAAACCAGAGGCATGAAGCTCAACTGTATAAAAAGTACAAAAAATATTATGGATATGCTTTTTATATAGGGAAGAAAATTTAA
- a CDS encoding N-acetyltransferase, whose translation MKIRHSHKSDRLEIGQIHKKAFGKVKGQVIAKLVSDLFDDKTAEPLLSLVAVENQNIMGHILFTKVNVSQSPTSVSASILAPLAVHPDIQATGVGGLLIKEGLDQLKKNEVDLVFVLGHPDYYPRSGFTPAGKLGFNAPYPIPEEHAGAWMVIELSSGIIGKVKGTVECSDVLNQPQHWRE comes from the coding sequence TTGAAAATAAGACATTCACATAAATCTGACAGACTCGAAATAGGACAAATTCACAAAAAAGCATTTGGAAAGGTAAAAGGGCAGGTGATCGCCAAGCTTGTAAGTGATTTATTCGATGATAAAACCGCAGAACCGTTACTTTCCCTGGTAGCTGTCGAAAATCAAAATATTATGGGGCATATTCTTTTTACGAAAGTCAATGTCAGCCAATCTCCCACTTCGGTTTCAGCCAGTATCCTCGCACCTCTTGCCGTACACCCGGACATTCAGGCTACTGGCGTCGGGGGTCTTCTTATCAAAGAAGGACTTGACCAGTTAAAGAAAAATGAGGTGGATTTGGTTTTTGTTTTGGGACATCCTGATTATTATCCCCGCTCGGGATTCACCCCTGCCGGCAAATTGGGGTTTAACGCCCCATATCCTATTCCCGAAGAACATGCCGGAGCCTGGATGGTCATTGAGCTTTCTTCCGGGATTATCGGCAAAGTGAAAGGAACAGTGGAATGTTCTGATGTGCTTAATCAGCCTCAGCATTGGAGGGAATAA
- a CDS encoding chemotaxis protein CheD: MKVSNQVGDTIVTPSIGSGIGLVIYDPEARVGGILHYILTDSSIDEIKAKDQPLMFADTGISTLFQQAYLLGAEKTRIRVFVAGGAQIITQEKRFNIGQLNYTALTQILTRENVAIWKQAVGGNLNRTVRMDIATGHISLKTSGQGEVKF, from the coding sequence ATGAAAGTCAGTAATCAGGTGGGCGATACCATTGTGACACCCTCAATTGGTTCCGGTATCGGGCTTGTGATATACGACCCAGAAGCGAGGGTGGGAGGGATACTTCATTATATTCTGACGGATTCTTCCATTGATGAAATCAAAGCAAAAGATCAGCCGCTCATGTTTGCTGATACCGGCATATCCACATTATTTCAACAGGCATATTTGCTGGGTGCTGAAAAAACCAGGATCAGGGTATTTGTTGCGGGCGGTGCCCAAATTATTACCCAGGAGAAGAGATTTAATATTGGACAACTCAATTATACAGCTCTGACGCAAATATTGACCCGTGAGAATGTTGCCATCTGGAAACAGGCCGTAGGCGGAAACTTGAACCGGACAGTCAGAATGGACATTGCCACTGGTCATATCTCTTTGAAAACTTCGGGGCAAGGCGAGGTGAAATTTTGA
- a CDS encoding HDOD domain-containing protein translates to MTNFQEMAQEIKNLTPIPAVTMSLLKVVEDPNKTMDDVTNIIQYDPAITADVLRSANSAYFGLKYPAETISDAAKMLGTDRLVELVLLKVASKIIQGPLDGYGMHEGALWKHSVSSAIIAKQVAVQLGLSHSCTIFTAALLKDIGKTVMDKYVQNAYKKIYKLVINENFSFMEAETKVIGVNHAELGGMMAQIWKFSPKMVRIINNHHLPREDMVKDKDTIVVYLADCICMMMGMGIGADGLAYRFHHQAIEKIGISADDILTIIVNFTPQMKEVEKLLKMV, encoded by the coding sequence TTGACAAATTTTCAGGAAATGGCCCAGGAAATAAAAAACTTAACGCCCATCCCTGCCGTGACCATGTCTCTTTTAAAGGTTGTGGAAGATCCCAACAAGACCATGGACGATGTAACCAATATCATCCAGTATGATCCGGCCATCACCGCCGATGTTCTTCGAAGCGCCAATTCGGCATACTTTGGGTTGAAATACCCTGCTGAAACCATTTCGGACGCAGCCAAGATGCTGGGCACGGACCGGCTTGTGGAGCTTGTCTTGCTGAAGGTGGCGTCCAAAATAATACAAGGGCCTCTGGACGGATACGGTATGCATGAAGGAGCACTGTGGAAACATTCAGTATCCTCAGCCATCATTGCCAAACAGGTGGCGGTACAACTCGGATTATCCCATTCGTGCACTATATTTACCGCAGCCCTTCTCAAGGATATCGGTAAAACTGTGATGGATAAATATGTCCAAAACGCATATAAAAAAATTTACAAACTGGTTATCAATGAAAATTTCAGCTTCATGGAGGCAGAAACGAAAGTAATCGGCGTGAACCACGCAGAACTTGGCGGAATGATGGCCCAGATATGGAAATTTTCTCCCAAAATGGTAAGGATCATCAATAATCACCATCTCCCCCGGGAAGACATGGTAAAGGACAAAGACACGATAGTAGTCTACTTAGCCGACTGTATATGCATGATGATGGGCATGGGAATTGGTGCAGACGGCTTGGCCTACAGATTCCACCATCAGGCCATTGAAAAAATCGGAATTTCAGCGGATGATATTTTAACCATCATTGTGAACTTCACCCCCCAGATGAAGGAAGTGGAAAAGCTGTTGAAGATGGTCTGA
- a CDS encoding DUF2293 domain-containing protein: protein MIIKAQKMAHQHLSVSPGPTEGTLYSESGEKLTPPEGWAFLPAGDVAVTRIVKSKSPVWVVQVKYRRRMMSKGIWAPADNILAAKQEVADKRATPAYANERKRELARRQAKENAYTQEFNDQIIKFLNFHPRYEKEAQLLGKIITTHATPVGSGTVARTQRIPIDKRAQAAVIAWMRHKTTAYDSMKLPRVKGKRRETRRDLAKKSIDVLEIYRHGQDQKEDCPLKQALEKDNSF from the coding sequence ATGATTATTAAGGCACAGAAAATGGCGCATCAGCATTTAAGTGTTTCTCCAGGGCCTACAGAAGGAACACTATATTCTGAATCAGGGGAAAAACTAACACCGCCTGAAGGGTGGGCTTTTTTGCCCGCAGGGGATGTCGCTGTTACAAGAATAGTAAAATCAAAGAGCCCTGTCTGGGTAGTCCAGGTAAAATACCGAAGACGGATGATGTCAAAAGGGATCTGGGCTCCCGCTGATAACATCCTGGCCGCAAAACAGGAAGTGGCTGATAAGAGGGCAACACCAGCCTATGCCAATGAGCGAAAACGGGAACTGGCACGAAGACAGGCCAAAGAAAACGCCTATACACAAGAATTTAATGATCAGATCATTAAGTTTTTGAATTTTCACCCCAGGTATGAAAAAGAGGCACAACTTCTTGGAAAAATCATAACCACCCACGCAACCCCTGTAGGTAGCGGAACCGTTGCCAGAACCCAGCGTATTCCTATTGATAAAAGAGCCCAAGCTGCTGTAATTGCATGGATGCGGCATAAGACAACTGCATATGATTCAATGAAACTTCCACGTGTAAAGGGAAAGAGAAGAGAGACAAGAAGAGATCTGGCCAAAAAATCAATAGACGTGTTGGAAATATATCGGCATGGCCAGGACCAAAAAGAAGATTGTCCTCTGAAACAAGCATTGGAAAAAGATAATAGCTTTTAA
- a CDS encoding diacylglycerol kinase: METKPDPKTGITRIWKAFFYSLRGLRHAFAQEAAFRQESILVAVLTLVLIFLPLSLPWKGMLFSVMALVLITELLNSAIEAVVDLASPEFHKLAGQAKDMGSAAVFVSLALTAFLWILALFSL; the protein is encoded by the coding sequence ATGGAAACCAAGCCTGATCCCAAAACCGGTATAACCCGGATATGGAAAGCCTTTTTTTATTCCCTCAGGGGACTGAGGCATGCCTTTGCCCAGGAAGCAGCCTTCCGGCAGGAGAGCATCCTGGTTGCCGTACTAACCCTGGTGCTTATCTTTTTGCCCCTGTCCCTGCCATGGAAAGGAATGCTTTTTTCCGTCATGGCATTGGTGCTGATCACAGAGTTACTCAACTCTGCCATTGAGGCCGTGGTGGACCTTGCCTCTCCCGAATTCCACAAACTGGCCGGCCAGGCCAAGGACATGGGTAGTGCTGCGGTATTCGTCAGCCTGGCACTTACCGCCTTTCTGTGGATTCTGGCCCTGTTTTCTCTCTAA
- a CDS encoding DEAD/DEAH box helicase: MKSFKGFAGDIVSHKTFESRPAAWASLNSFPSFTNDLSRILATLGIKNLYIHQARAISLILEGRHTVIATPTASGKSLVYNLPVMDALMSDPSAHALYLFPLKALARDQLDTVNKMLARTDAVFSKALTAGVYDGDITGYQKTKIRNNPPNILLSNPEMLHLAMLAHHHLWASFFGNLKYIVVDEVHTYRGIMGSNMAWVFRRLLRICRYYGSDPCFIFCSATIANPGELASELTGLPVTVVDEQGAPCGKKDILMMKGLEGAAQTAITLIHAAVYRNLRAIVYTQSRKITELIAVWAGQRAKNMADKICAYRAGFLPEERREIEQKLASGELLCVVSTSALELGIDIGNLDLCILVGYPGTMMSTWQRAGRVGRDGSDSAMVLIAHEDALDQYFINHPEIFFTMPPETARINPENPRILDRHLDCAAAELSLDADDPILQPPVVQKRVQSLGQEGRLLLSRDGNTWFSPRKSPHREVSLRGTGHTIPIFKEDTRQSLGEIDWHRSYFETHEGAVYLHRGQTFVVTLFDHLKGVVRAKEEKVSYYTRARASKNTEIITVEKTCQIKGTRVGFGKLKIREQVTGYEMKSVSGQKSLGIVPLDLPELTYETQGLWIQIPDWIRQRIETDHLHFMGGIHALEHAAIGMMPLLVMTDRNDLGGISIPYHPQVDTAAVFVYDGVPGGLGLTLQAFDNAVILMQRTYEAIRDCPCDNGCPACVHSPKCGSGNRPIDKEAAKQIIEMLLGQNSEHKDFPITPVTGPPVFTDVADMKKLAYEPGHKVKFPQRYAVLDIETRRSAAQVGGWHKAERMGVSCAVLYDSLEEDFLVYYQEDLEKLVDRLKQMDLVIGFNIIRFDYKVLSGLSRFNFHTLPTLDILTKIHERLGYRLSLDHLAFQTLGLEKSADGLLALEWWQQGRLDLIVDYCTQDVRVTHELYKYGRDNGFLLFKNKAGHHVRVPVEWK, translated from the coding sequence TTGAAATCCTTTAAGGGATTTGCAGGCGATATTGTATCCCATAAAACATTCGAGTCCCGACCGGCGGCATGGGCGTCTTTAAACTCTTTTCCTTCCTTTACAAATGATTTGTCCCGCATTCTGGCCACCCTTGGCATTAAAAATCTGTATATCCACCAGGCCCGTGCCATTTCGCTCATCCTTGAAGGGCGTCATACGGTGATTGCAACACCCACGGCATCCGGTAAAAGTCTGGTCTATAATCTGCCGGTAATGGATGCCCTGATGTCAGATCCGTCTGCCCATGCCCTGTACCTGTTTCCCCTTAAAGCCCTTGCCAGGGACCAGCTTGACACGGTTAATAAAATGCTTGCCCGGACCGATGCTGTTTTTTCAAAAGCTTTGACCGCAGGCGTCTATGACGGGGATATCACAGGGTATCAAAAGACCAAAATCCGGAACAATCCGCCCAATATCCTCCTGTCCAATCCCGAGATGCTGCACCTGGCCATGCTGGCCCATCACCATTTATGGGCTTCATTTTTCGGCAACCTTAAATATATAGTGGTGGATGAGGTGCATACCTACCGGGGAATCATGGGGTCAAACATGGCCTGGGTATTTCGCAGGTTATTGCGGATATGCCGGTATTACGGATCTGATCCCTGTTTTATTTTCTGTTCCGCCACCATTGCCAATCCCGGGGAGCTTGCCTCGGAGTTGACCGGGCTGCCGGTGACTGTGGTGGATGAACAGGGTGCGCCCTGCGGGAAAAAAGATATTTTGATGATGAAAGGCCTGGAGGGCGCGGCCCAGACCGCCATTACGCTGATTCATGCCGCGGTGTACCGAAATCTTCGGGCCATTGTTTACACCCAGTCCAGAAAAATTACGGAACTCATTGCCGTATGGGCAGGGCAGCGGGCAAAAAACATGGCCGATAAAATCTGTGCCTACAGGGCCGGATTTCTTCCCGAGGAGCGCCGGGAGATTGAACAAAAACTTGCCAGCGGAGAACTGCTTTGCGTGGTGTCCACTTCGGCCCTTGAACTTGGCATAGACATCGGCAATCTGGATCTTTGCATCCTTGTGGGGTATCCGGGGACCATGATGTCCACCTGGCAGCGGGCGGGCAGGGTCGGGCGCGATGGAAGTGATTCCGCCATGGTGCTGATTGCCCATGAAGACGCCCTGGACCAGTATTTCATCAACCACCCGGAGATCTTTTTCACCATGCCCCCCGAAACCGCCCGGATCAATCCTGAAAATCCCCGGATTCTTGACCGCCATCTGGATTGTGCGGCAGCAGAACTAAGTCTTGATGCCGATGATCCCATATTACAGCCGCCGGTTGTCCAGAAAAGAGTACAGTCCCTCGGGCAAGAAGGCAGGCTGCTGTTAAGCCGGGACGGCAATACCTGGTTTTCACCCCGTAAAAGCCCCCACAGGGAGGTCAGTTTGAGGGGAACCGGGCACACCATTCCCATATTTAAGGAAGATACCCGGCAAAGCCTTGGCGAAATCGACTGGCACAGGTCTTATTTTGAAACCCATGAAGGTGCGGTTTACCTGCACCGGGGGCAAACCTTTGTGGTGACACTTTTTGACCATCTTAAGGGTGTGGTCCGGGCCAAAGAGGAAAAGGTCAGCTATTATACGAGGGCAAGAGCTTCAAAAAATACTGAAATTATCACCGTGGAAAAAACCTGTCAGATCAAAGGCACCCGGGTGGGTTTCGGCAAATTGAAAATTCGTGAACAGGTGACAGGCTATGAAATGAAGTCTGTGTCGGGCCAAAAGTCCCTTGGCATTGTGCCGCTGGATTTGCCTGAACTGACTTACGAAACCCAGGGGTTGTGGATCCAGATCCCGGACTGGATCAGACAGCGCATTGAAACGGATCATCTGCACTTCATGGGGGGGATCCACGCGTTGGAGCATGCCGCCATCGGCATGATGCCGCTTCTGGTGATGACTGATCGAAATGACCTGGGCGGCATATCCATTCCCTATCATCCCCAGGTTGACACAGCGGCGGTCTTTGTTTATGACGGGGTTCCCGGCGGTTTAGGCCTTACATTACAGGCCTTTGACAACGCAGTGATCCTTATGCAAAGAACCTATGAGGCCATCCGGGACTGCCCCTGCGACAACGGGTGTCCGGCCTGTGTGCATTCCCCCAAATGCGGGTCCGGCAACCGCCCCATCGACAAGGAAGCGGCAAAACAGATCATTGAAATGCTTCTTGGCCAGAATTCAGAACATAAGGACTTCCCGATAACACCGGTCACCGGTCCGCCTGTTTTCACGGATGTTGCCGATATGAAAAAACTGGCGTATGAACCAGGCCACAAGGTAAAATTTCCCCAAAGATACGCCGTGCTTGACATTGAAACCCGGCGGTCTGCAGCACAGGTGGGCGGATGGCACAAAGCCGAACGTATGGGGGTATCCTGCGCCGTGCTCTATGATTCCCTGGAAGAGGATTTTCTGGTCTATTATCAGGAGGATTTGGAAAAACTTGTGGATCGGTTGAAACAGATGGATCTTGTTATCGGGTTTAATATCATCCGGTTTGATTACAAAGTGCTGTCCGGTCTGAGCCGGTTTAATTTTCACACTCTTCCCACCCTGGATATTCTGACAAAGATCCATGAACGCTTAGGCTACCGGCTATCCCTGGACCATCTGGCCTTTCAGACCCTGGGCCTTGAGAAAAGCGCTGACGGCCTTCTGGCCCTGGAATGGTGGCAACAGGGCCGTCTGGATCTGATTGTGGACTATTGCACCCAGGATGTCCGGGTGACCCACGAACTATACAAATATGGACGGGATAATGGTTTTCTACTTTTTAAAAACAAGGCCGGACACCATGTGCGTGTCCCTGTGGAGTGGAAATAG